The sequence GGCACACAGTATCCGGCCCAAGTTTGCTCCGGGTGGCATTATTGTGAGTAGGTGGAAAAACTCTCTTAGCGTGGCAGGGAAAGTCTAACACCGCCGGGCGGGTCAATCAAGAAAATACTTACTCTGTCAGGGCCACGGGCACGCTGAGCTTGACAAAGAACGCCCGCTGACGGCGCCGCAGGGGGTCGGCCAGCAGCCCCGGCCGGCTCTCCAGCTCGTCGAAACGGTCCGCGGTGTAGGCCACGTACAGCGCCCCGAACGGCGGGGCGAACCTCCAGCCGAACAGGCCGTACACATACACCCGGTCGTTCCGGCTGTTGTACTGGGTGAACAGGTGCAGCCAGAGGTCGGGAGTGAAATTCCAGTCGCCGGTCAGGATATGCAGGTTGGTAGTGGAGTGGTCCGGGTCGGGGTGGAACACCACCCGGTTGAAGGCATAACTGAGCGACAGGGCGCTGCTCAGTTTCACTTTGGGCCGGAACACGTACTGACGGAACTCGCGGTCGAAATTGCGGCCGCTGGTGATTATCCAGCTCGTGTTGTTCCAGGATTGCAGGTTGTAGCCGCCCTCCATGAACCGGCTGTGGTTGTGGAAACGCTTCTCGTACAGCTCGGTTAGGTAGTTGTTGCCCGCTCCGAGCAGCCATTTGTTCAGGAAACTTACGGCCATCCACTGGTCCAGCTCCACGTGCCGCAGCGACCCGTCATAGCCCCAGTACACGTCGTTCGTGGTGAACCCCTGGACCTTGTCTATGCCGTGACTGTTGATCCAGTGCACGAAATTGGCGTTGGTGTCGAGCCGCCGCAGATTGTCGTCCTGGATGTAGCCCACCTTGTTCACGTTGTCCCGGAAACCCGGATCGATGCTCTCGTACATCAGGTGGTAGCCGTACAGCTCGGTCTCGCGGACGGCGCGGACAAACCAGGCCTTGCTGGAGACGCCCTCGGAGGGGAAACTGCCCACCAACTGCGAGGTCAGCTTGACGTGCGAGGGCAGGTTGAACGTGGCATCCGTGGAGAGCACACGGTTGTAGCCGCCGTCATAGCTGCGGTTCACCGCGGTGAGCCCGATATTCGAGGCGCCCAGGATATCGCGCTGCACCCGCGCCACAGTGAACAGGGCCGAGCTTTCGCCCCCGGCGGCGCGCTCGCGGGCGCCGAGCACGGAGTAGTTGAACGCCCCCACCCGTCCGTTGGACTTGGCCCCGAAATCCAGGTCACCCACCCGGCGCGAGTAGAACACGTTGAAATGGTCGTTGAAAAGCTCGGCCCCCTCCAGGAAAT comes from bacterium and encodes:
- a CDS encoding carbohydrate binding family 9 domain-containing protein, with protein sequence MRRFAGVVLALAFLAFHRPLVAQQVLDIKASTRSIHAVRATVAPAVDGVLDDPLWAGADWQGGFSQLKPSPGAPARAETRVAVAFDDRHMYVAWRCASPAGPATNSKTNRADGDMDTDNAVTLYLDTFHTRRDCYYFSTNSLGIRVDGRIGEDGNTNDKSWDCAWQVAAREDSAGWSAEMAIPVAELRIPKGDSAAWGVNFRRNYPEYFETSFWQERDTAWKVSQSGDLTGLPAFRKGFSASLYPYLVGLDTNTPATGRRTILASGGSELMGGADLKLGLGSSVNANLTYNPDFATVEADQDQINLTRYETFYPEKRLYFLEGAELFNDHFNVFYSRRVGDLDFGAKSNGRVGAFNYSVLGARERAAGGESSALFTVARVQRDILGASNIGLTAVNRSYDGGYNRVLSTDATFNLPSHVKLTSQLVGSFPSEGVSSKAWFVRAVRETELYGYHLMYESIDPGFRDNVNKVGYIQDDNLRRLDTNANFVHWINSHGIDKVQGFTTNDVYWGYDGSLRHVELDQWMAVSFLNKWLLGAGNNYLTELYEKRFHNHSRFMEGGYNLQSWNNTSWIITSGRNFDREFRQYVFRPKVKLSSALSLSYAFNRVVFHPDPDHSTTNLHILTGDWNFTPDLWLHLFTQYNSRNDRVYVYGLFGWRFAPPFGALYVAYTADRFDELESRPGLLADPLRRRQRAFFVKLSVPVALTE